One part of the Candidatus Binatia bacterium genome encodes these proteins:
- a CDS encoding methyltransferase domain-containing protein, with protein MKSIPNVGLKDVTAVYNGQEGDLWELLMGQQIHIGGFKSSMDLAERAGIGAGHHGVDLCCCNGAGMRCLVRFRNVASMTGVDATETVVDRGRKRCDEEGLGDRIRLVLADVCNSGLPAASADFVWGEDAWCYVTDKAKLIAEAARLLKPGGTIAFTDWIEGPAGLSDAEAERFLGFMKFANVQDIPGYSRLLKENGCTIVEAEDTGRFPSYVDLYLSMVDMQLTYDAMRIIGFNTDVMNAIAGEFAFLQELAHAGKIAQGRFIARRK; from the coding sequence ATGAAATCCATTCCCAATGTTGGTCTCAAGGACGTCACCGCCGTCTATAACGGCCAAGAGGGAGATCTCTGGGAACTCCTCATGGGCCAGCAGATCCACATCGGCGGCTTCAAGTCGTCCATGGATCTGGCGGAGCGGGCCGGCATCGGCGCGGGACACCACGGGGTTGACCTCTGCTGTTGTAACGGCGCGGGCATGCGCTGCCTGGTGCGCTTCCGCAACGTCGCCTCAATGACGGGCGTCGACGCAACCGAAACGGTCGTCGACCGCGGCCGCAAGCGCTGCGACGAGGAAGGGCTCGGCGATCGTATCCGTTTGGTGCTCGCTGACGTTTGCAACAGCGGCCTTCCCGCAGCGAGCGCGGATTTTGTGTGGGGTGAAGACGCGTGGTGCTATGTCACCGACAAGGCCAAGCTCATCGCCGAGGCGGCGCGCCTGCTCAAGCCTGGGGGGACCATTGCCTTTACCGACTGGATCGAGGGGCCGGCCGGGCTGTCCGATGCGGAGGCCGAGCGGTTTTTGGGCTTCATGAAGTTTGCCAACGTGCAGGACATCCCAGGGTACTCCCGCCTGCTGAAAGAGAACGGCTGCACCATCGTGGAGGCGGAAGACACAGGACGCTTCCCGTCCTACGTCGATCTGTATCTCAGCATGGTCGATATGCAGCTCACCTACGACGCCATGCGCATCATCGGCTTCAACACCGACGTCATGAACGCGATTGCGGGCGAGTTTGCCTTCCTGCAAGAGCTCGCCCATGCC